One stretch of Oncorhynchus gorbuscha isolate QuinsamMale2020 ecotype Even-year linkage group LG21, OgorEven_v1.0, whole genome shotgun sequence DNA includes these proteins:
- the LOC124007811 gene encoding FERM domain-containing protein 7-like, which yields MEYMPTGEKKHRPFERSYCKSESRQCRSSPDLLTDVSKQLYEQSHSFPRPGCHSEEEVERQQQEVGGANPKRSQSAVEVVFSTELQRSRLPQAFHQSTASPKQRSASTSVDIEERRAGGQWQGGAGHHHGNSRARLRPKPQPASDAQQLVLLYPNNPAYQFHPVLPTFPLASYPHGHAYFLDGAVTSLERLPQMQRLDHTVLEGLTHPSLYTRSDSSSLSPLRRNLRPSGLGLTRVYHGGFLSGNAARSFDVGRIEAGHYSDDSNFLPGLPRRATSQPDVKLPRVVPASNPASEFRPLGYYPHLSRHQTPQRPSYLPLNSSPLPDRPTSLCVLGGSGGNYSDSDPEVIYPYYCPVPPLGKVVRSNALARMRFSSGSLQLEEEEGEEERYSSGGEGTPRITKLRL from the coding sequence CTCTACGAGCAGTCCCACTCGTTCCCGCGCCCCGGATGCCACAGTGAAGAGGAAGTGGAAAGACAACAACAGGAAGTGGGAGGAGCTAACCCTAAACGCAGCCAATCAGCTGTCGAAGTGGTCTTCTCCACGGAACTGCAGCGGTCCCGCCTCCCACAAGCTTTCCACCAATCAACGGCCTCTCCTAAGCAAAGGTCCGCCTCTACATCGGTAGACAtcgaggagaggagggcaggggggcAATGGCAGGGAGGGGCGGGGCATCACCACGGTAACAGCAGGGCCAGACTTCGGCCCAAACCCCAGCCTGCCTCCGACGCGCAGCAATTGGTCCTCCTATATCCCAATAACCCCGCCTACCAGTTCCATCCAGTCCTTCCAACATTCCCATTGGCCAGCTATCCTCACGGACATGCCTACTTTTTGGACGGTGCCGTAACCTCATTGGAGCGTCTCCCGCAGATGCAACGCTTAGACCACACCGTGTTGGAGGGGCTGACACACCCTTCTCTCTACACACGCTCTGATTCGTCTTCCCTGTCGCCACTCAGGCGGAATCTCCGCCCATCCGGGCTGGGATTGACCAGGGTCTACCACGGTGGGTTCTTGAGCGGAAACGCAGCCAGGAGTTTCGACGTCGGGAGAATAGAGGCAGGACATTACAGCGACGACTCCAACTTCCTGCCTGGACTTCCTCGTCGTGCCACCAGCCAACCGGACGTTAAGCTCCCCAGAGTAGTCCCCGCCTCCAACCCCGCCTCTGAGTTCCGTCCCCTAGGTTACTACCCCCACCTATCACGTCACCAGACTCCACAAAGACCCTCCTACCTGCCTCTAAACTCCTCCCCCTTGCCAGACCGGCCCACCTCGCTGTGTGTTCTAGGGGGGTCTGGTGGAAACTACAGTGATTCAGACCCAGAGGTAATCTACCCATACTACTGCCCAGTACCCCCGTTGGGTAAAGTGGTACGGTCCAATGCTCTGGCTAGGATGAGGTTTTCCTCTGGGAGTTTACaactggaggaggaagagggggaagaggagaggtatagcagtggaggagagggtaCACCTCGAATTACGAAACTGAGACTGTAG